One Pseudomonas sp. FP1742 genomic window carries:
- a CDS encoding LysR family transcriptional regulator, whose amino-acid sequence MNMQWNLEQLRLFVRVAEQRSFSAVARDQRKAQSAVSSSIALLEEDLGVSLFDRSSGRQPKLTEAGTALLEEAREVLRQCERLNGRALAMMRGQEASLRVAQDEAMPYQAVVESFEALAEQFPSLEVQLTSAAQGDVARKLVERRADLGLLFYHEQIPEALERRVLGSVEMVTVCGVGHPMARQMQVDCQQLAQHRQLLMSTQSSVYPGSEPASPQVWRADSFYVMAEWVMRGLGWAWLPRHVVQYPAYQNLMVELTSEWTPPALIVELVWRRDEPLGPAARWLAERFAVHLQAIG is encoded by the coding sequence ATGAACATGCAATGGAATCTGGAACAGCTGCGCTTGTTTGTCAGGGTAGCGGAGCAACGATCGTTTTCCGCGGTGGCGCGGGATCAACGCAAGGCGCAGTCGGCGGTCAGCAGTTCGATTGCGCTGCTGGAGGAGGACTTGGGCGTCAGCCTGTTCGACCGCAGCAGTGGTCGTCAGCCGAAACTCACCGAAGCCGGTACCGCCCTGCTTGAAGAGGCGCGGGAAGTGCTGCGCCAATGTGAGCGCCTCAACGGCCGGGCATTGGCGATGATGCGCGGTCAGGAAGCGAGTCTGCGTGTGGCCCAGGACGAGGCGATGCCCTATCAGGCGGTGGTTGAAAGCTTCGAGGCCCTGGCTGAACAATTTCCCAGCCTCGAAGTGCAGCTGACCAGCGCCGCTCAGGGCGATGTGGCGCGCAAACTGGTGGAGCGCCGGGCGGACCTGGGCTTGCTGTTTTATCATGAGCAGATTCCCGAAGCCCTCGAACGGCGTGTGCTGGGTAGTGTCGAGATGGTCACCGTGTGCGGCGTGGGGCATCCAATGGCCAGGCAGATGCAGGTCGATTGCCAGCAACTGGCGCAGCATCGACAGTTGCTGATGTCCACGCAGTCCAGCGTCTACCCCGGCAGTGAGCCGGCCAGCCCGCAGGTGTGGCGTGCCGACAGTTTCTACGTGATGGCCGAATGGGTGATGCGCGGCCTTGGCTGGGCCTGGTTGCCGCGCCATGTGGTGCAGTACCCGGCGTATCAGAATCTGATGGTTGAACTGACCAGTGAATGGACGCCCCCGGCATTGATTGTGGAACTGGTCTGGCGCCGCGACGAGCCCCTCGGCCCGGCAGCCCGTTGGCTGGCGGAACGTTTTGCCGTGCACTTGCAGGCGATCGGCTAA